Proteins encoded within one genomic window of Manis pentadactyla isolate mManPen7 chromosome 4, mManPen7.hap1, whole genome shotgun sequence:
- the LOC130683671 gene encoding uncharacterized protein LOC130683671 isoform X1, translated as MLEGWRPLRVPVPQGRRSHAPEALPAGMGDPKTQPEKELQGFSPSVLTGWAENCGGLCPACRMLGSISFLHPLDARSTHCCDNPECLQTFPNILQGPHHPWVGSNLMSAFSSSNMWPPLFTLKLQPDGRLLPMVIQLQPPCHECPPPVLYLSSDPPMAWLMAKTWIPSSDFQLHQLQPHLLRGPLMAEVISVATMRSVPGLQPVSKVPHLLSVPGSALPLCHHVHLHVHWSACRHPPGSGGLGAAPRGVFLRPLAPSCAEAIPGGAGCPGQGGRGLEYRPGLAL; from the exons ATGCTGGAAGGATGGCGCCCTCTTCGGGTCCCAGTTCCTCAGGGACGCAGATCCCATGCCCCTGAGGCGCTGCCTGCAGGGATGGGAGACCCGAAGACCCAGCCAGAGAAAGAGCTCCAG GGCTTCTCACCTTCCGTACTGACAGGCTGGGCAGAAAACTGTGGTGGGCTGTGCCCAGCGTGTAGGATGCTCGGAAGCATCTCCTTCCTCCACCCACTGGACGCCAGGAGCACCCACTGTTGTGACAACCCAGAGTGTCTGCAGACATTTCCCAACATCCTCCAGGGGCCACATCACCCGTgg GTGGGCTCAAACCTAATGTCAGCATTTTCAAGCAGCAACATGTGGCCGCCCCTCTTCACGCTGAAGCTGCAGCCTGATGGCCGACTCTTACCCATGGTCATCCAG cTCCAGCCCCCTTGTCATGAGTGCCCCCCACCTGTGCTGTACCTGTCCTCGGATCCCCCCATGGCCTGGCTTATGGCCAAGACCTGGATCCCCAGCTCTGATTTCCAGCTGCACCAGTTACAGCCACACCTCCTGAGGGGACCCCTGATGGCTGAGGTTATCTCTGTGGCCACGATGAGGAGTGTGCCCGGCCTGCAGCCTGTCTCCAAG GTTCCCCATCTCCTTAGCGTCCCGGGCTCAGCTCTGCCTCTTTGTCACCATGTGCATCTTCACGTGCACTGGTCAGCGTGCCGCCACCCACCTGGGTCAG GTGGCCTTGGGGCAGCACCAAGAGGAGTATTTCTCAGGCCCTTGGCCCCAAGCTGTGCTGAAGCAATTCCAGGAGGAGCCGGCTGCCCTGGGCAAGGAGGTCGAGGTCTGGAATACAGGCCTGGACTTGCCCTATGA
- the LOC130683671 gene encoding uncharacterized protein LOC130683671 isoform X2: MLGSISFLHPLDARSTHCCDNPECLQTFPNILQGPHHPWVGSNLMSAFSSSNMWPPLFTLKLQPDGRLLPMVIQLQPPCHECPPPVLYLSSDPPMAWLMAKTWIPSSDFQLHQLQPHLLRGPLMAEVISVATMRSVPGLQPVSKVPHLLSVPGSALPLCHHVHLHVHWSACRHPPGSGGLGAAPRGVFLRPLAPSCAEAIPGGAGCPGQGGRGLEYRPGLAL, encoded by the exons ATGCTCGGAAGCATCTCCTTCCTCCACCCACTGGACGCCAGGAGCACCCACTGTTGTGACAACCCAGAGTGTCTGCAGACATTTCCCAACATCCTCCAGGGGCCACATCACCCGTgg GTGGGCTCAAACCTAATGTCAGCATTTTCAAGCAGCAACATGTGGCCGCCCCTCTTCACGCTGAAGCTGCAGCCTGATGGCCGACTCTTACCCATGGTCATCCAG cTCCAGCCCCCTTGTCATGAGTGCCCCCCACCTGTGCTGTACCTGTCCTCGGATCCCCCCATGGCCTGGCTTATGGCCAAGACCTGGATCCCCAGCTCTGATTTCCAGCTGCACCAGTTACAGCCACACCTCCTGAGGGGACCCCTGATGGCTGAGGTTATCTCTGTGGCCACGATGAGGAGTGTGCCCGGCCTGCAGCCTGTCTCCAAG GTTCCCCATCTCCTTAGCGTCCCGGGCTCAGCTCTGCCTCTTTGTCACCATGTGCATCTTCACGTGCACTGGTCAGCGTGCCGCCACCCACCTGGGTCAG GTGGCCTTGGGGCAGCACCAAGAGGAGTATTTCTCAGGCCCTTGGCCCCAAGCTGTGCTGAAGCAATTCCAGGAGGAGCCGGCTGCCCTGGGCAAGGAGGTCGAGGTCTGGAATACAGGCCTGGACTTGCCCTATGA